One window of the Klebsiella oxytoca genome contains the following:
- a CDS encoding YijD family membrane protein: protein MKHSEQDRGTLLLALIAGLSINGTFAALFSSIVPFSIFPILSLVLTVYCLHQRYQNRSMPVGLPGLAAGCFILGVLVYSTVVRAEYPDIGSNFFPAVLSVIMVFWIGCKVRNRKNTASE, encoded by the coding sequence ATGAAACATTCAGAACAAGATAGAGGTACGCTACTGCTGGCACTGATCGCGGGTCTATCCATTAATGGAACCTTTGCTGCGCTGTTCAGCTCAATTGTCCCTTTTTCCATCTTCCCTATTTTGTCGCTGGTGCTGACGGTTTACTGTCTGCATCAGCGCTATCAGAATCGTAGTATGCCCGTGGGTTTACCGGGACTTGCCGCTGGCTGTTTTATCCTGGGCGTGCTGGTTTATAGCACCGTTGTACGCGCGGAGTATCCGGACATCGGCTCTAACTTCTTCCCGGCGGTGCTTTCGGTGATTATGGTGTTCTGGATTGGCTGCAAGGTACGTAATCGTAAGAATACGGCTTCTGAATAA
- the trmA gene encoding tRNA (uridine(54)-C5)-methyltransferase TrmA → MTPEHLPTEQYEAQLAEKVVRLQKMMAPFSAPVPEVFRSPVSHYRMRAEFRLWHDGDDLYHIMFDQQTKSRIRVDTFPAASELINQLMTAVIEGVRTNPVLRHKLFQVDYLTTLSNQAVISLLYHKKLDDEWRQQAELFRDALRAQNLNVHLIGRATKTKIELDQDYIDERLPVGGREMIYRQVENSFTQPNAAMNIQMLEWAIDATKGATGDLLELYCGNGNFSLALARNFDRVLATEIAKPSVAAAQYNIAANHIDNVQIIRMSAEEFTQAMNGVREFNRLQGIDLKSYRCETIFVDPPRSGLDSETEKMVQAYPHILYISCNPETLCQNLETLSETHEVTRLALFDQFPYTHHMECGVLLTKK, encoded by the coding sequence ATGACCCCCGAACACCTTCCTACCGAACAATATGAAGCGCAGCTGGCAGAGAAAGTCGTCCGTTTGCAGAAAATGATGGCGCCTTTCAGCGCTCCGGTTCCGGAAGTGTTTCGTTCGCCGGTCAGCCACTATCGCATGCGCGCAGAGTTTCGCCTGTGGCACGATGGCGATGACCTGTACCACATTATGTTTGATCAGCAGACCAAATCCCGCATTCGCGTCGATACCTTTCCGGCCGCCAGCGAGCTGATTAATCAGCTGATGACCGCCGTGATTGAGGGCGTCCGCACTAATCCGGTGCTGCGCCATAAGCTGTTTCAGGTCGATTATCTGACCACGCTGAGCAATCAGGCCGTTATATCGCTGCTGTACCATAAAAAGCTCGACGACGAATGGCGTCAGCAGGCGGAGCTTTTCCGCGATGCGCTGCGGGCGCAAAACCTCAATGTGCATCTGATTGGCCGCGCAACAAAGACTAAAATCGAGCTGGATCAGGACTATATCGATGAGCGCCTGCCGGTAGGCGGGCGTGAAATGATCTATCGCCAGGTTGAAAATAGCTTCACCCAGCCAAACGCAGCGATGAACATTCAGATGCTGGAGTGGGCTATCGATGCCACGAAAGGCGCAACCGGCGATTTGCTTGAGCTGTACTGCGGTAACGGCAACTTTTCGCTGGCGCTGGCGCGTAATTTCGATCGCGTGCTGGCAACGGAGATAGCCAAACCGTCCGTAGCGGCGGCGCAATACAATATTGCCGCGAATCACATAGATAACGTGCAGATTATCCGCATGTCGGCGGAAGAGTTTACCCAGGCGATGAACGGCGTGCGGGAGTTTAACCGGCTACAGGGAATCGACCTGAAGAGCTACCGGTGCGAGACGATTTTTGTCGATCCACCGCGCAGCGGTCTGGATAGCGAAACAGAGAAAATGGTGCAGGCCTATCCGCATATTCTGTATATCTCCTGCAATCCGGAGACCTTATGCCAGAATCTGGAAACGCTCAGTGAGACGCATGAAGTGACGCGACTGGCGCTGTTCGACCAGTTCCCGTATACCCATCATATGGAGTGCGGCGTGCTGTTAACGAAGAAGTAA
- the murI gene encoding glutamate racemase: MATKLQDENTTCLAATPSDPRPTVLVFDSGVGGLSVYNEIRQLLPNLHYIYAFDNVAFPYGEKSEEFIVERVLEIVTAVQQRYPLALAVIACNTASTVSLPALRDKFAFPVVGVVPAIKPAARLTANGVVGLLATRGTVKRPYTRELIARFANECKIEMLGSAELVELAEAKLHGEPVPLEELQRILRPWLRMQEPPDTVVLGCTHFPLLQEELQQVLPEGTRMIDSGAAIARRTAWLLEHEAPDAKSSDANIAYCMALTAETEQLLDVLRRYGFESLEKLPLS; this comes from the coding sequence ATGGCTACCAAACTGCAGGACGAGAATACTACTTGTCTGGCAGCTACACCTTCTGATCCACGTCCCACCGTGCTGGTGTTTGATTCCGGCGTCGGTGGGCTGTCGGTTTACAATGAGATTCGGCAACTGCTGCCGAATCTGCATTATATCTACGCTTTCGACAACGTCGCTTTCCCCTACGGCGAGAAGAGCGAAGAGTTTATTGTTGAGCGCGTCCTCGAGATTGTTACCGCAGTTCAGCAGCGTTATCCTCTGGCGCTGGCCGTCATTGCCTGTAATACCGCAAGTACCGTTTCCCTCCCCGCATTGCGCGACAAATTTGCCTTCCCGGTTGTCGGCGTTGTTCCTGCGATAAAACCCGCAGCACGCTTAACAGCGAATGGCGTTGTTGGCCTGCTGGCGACGCGCGGGACGGTCAAACGTCCCTATACGCGCGAACTGATCGCTCGTTTTGCGAATGAATGCAAAATAGAGATGCTCGGGTCAGCAGAGCTGGTGGAGCTGGCAGAAGCCAAGCTGCACGGCGAACCGGTTCCGCTGGAGGAGCTGCAACGTATCCTGCGTCCCTGGCTGCGAATGCAGGAACCGCCCGATACGGTTGTGCTGGGTTGTACGCATTTCCCTCTACTACAAGAGGAATTGCAGCAGGTTCTGCCGGAAGGGACGAGAATGATCGACTCCGGGGCGGCGATTGCGCGTCGAACAGCCTGGCTATTAGAACATGAAGCGCCTGATGCAAAATCGAGTGATGCCAATATTGCATACTGCATGGCGCTGACGGCTGAAACTGAACAGCTTTTGGACGTTTTGCGGCGCTACGGCTTCGAATCGCTGGAAAAATTACCGCTTTCATAG
- the sthA gene encoding Si-specific NAD(P)(+) transhydrogenase yields MSHSWDYDAIVIGSGPGGEGAAMGLVKQGARVAVIERYHNVGGGCTHWGTIPSKALRHAVSRIIEFNQNPLYSDHSRLLRSSFADILNHADSVINQQTHMRQGFYERNHCEILQGNAHFVDEHTIALECHDGTVETITAEKFVIACGSRPYHPADVDFHHPRIYDSDSILSLHHEPRHVIIYGAGVIGCEYASIFRGMEVKVDLINTRDRLLAFLDQEMSDSLSYHFWNSGVVIRHNEEYEKIEGVDDGVIMHLKSGKKLKADCLLYANGRTGNTDSLALENIGLQTDSRGQLKVNSMYQTALPHIYAVGDVIGYPSLASAAYDQGRIAAQALVKGEASAHLIEDIPTGIYTIPEISSVGKTEQQLTAMKVPYEVGRAQFKHLARAQIVGMSVGTLKILFHRETKEILGIHCFGERAAEIIHIGQAIMEQKGGGNTIEYFVNTTFNYPTMAEAYRVAALNGLNRLF; encoded by the coding sequence ATGTCACACTCTTGGGATTATGATGCAATTGTGATTGGTTCCGGTCCTGGCGGAGAAGGTGCCGCCATGGGGCTGGTGAAACAGGGAGCACGCGTTGCCGTCATTGAGCGCTACCATAACGTCGGCGGCGGTTGTACCCATTGGGGTACCATCCCGTCAAAAGCCCTCCGCCATGCCGTCAGCCGTATTATCGAGTTTAACCAAAACCCTCTCTACAGCGACCATTCCCGTCTTCTTCGTTCCTCCTTCGCCGACATCCTGAACCATGCCGACAGCGTCATTAACCAGCAAACCCATATGCGTCAGGGTTTCTATGAGCGTAACCACTGCGAAATCCTGCAGGGCAATGCCCATTTTGTTGATGAACACACGATCGCGCTGGAATGCCACGACGGTACTGTGGAAACGATCACGGCGGAAAAATTTGTGATTGCCTGTGGTTCGCGCCCGTACCATCCGGCAGACGTGGATTTCCACCACCCGCGTATTTATGACAGCGACTCGATTCTTAGCCTGCATCATGAACCGCGCCACGTGATTATCTACGGCGCCGGGGTGATCGGCTGTGAATATGCGTCGATCTTCCGCGGGATGGAGGTCAAGGTTGATCTGATCAACACCCGCGATCGTCTGCTGGCGTTCCTCGATCAGGAGATGTCCGACTCGCTCTCCTATCACTTCTGGAACAGCGGCGTGGTCATCCGCCACAATGAAGAATACGAAAAGATTGAAGGCGTTGATGACGGCGTCATCATGCATCTGAAATCCGGCAAAAAGCTCAAAGCGGACTGCCTGCTGTACGCCAACGGCCGCACCGGGAATACAGATTCTCTGGCGCTGGAAAATATTGGCCTGCAGACCGATAGCCGCGGTCAGCTAAAGGTCAACAGCATGTACCAGACCGCCCTGCCGCATATTTATGCCGTCGGCGATGTCATTGGCTATCCAAGCCTGGCCTCTGCTGCCTACGATCAAGGGCGCATTGCGGCCCAGGCGTTGGTGAAAGGCGAAGCATCTGCGCATCTGATTGAGGATATTCCTACCGGGATTTACACCATTCCGGAAATTAGCTCCGTCGGTAAAACCGAGCAGCAGCTGACGGCAATGAAAGTGCCTTATGAGGTAGGACGCGCGCAGTTCAAACATCTGGCACGAGCGCAGATTGTTGGGATGAGCGTCGGTACGCTGAAGATCCTGTTTCATCGCGAAACCAAAGAGATCCTCGGGATTCATTGCTTTGGCGAGCGCGCGGCCGAGATCATTCATATCGGCCAGGCGATCATGGAGCAGAAAGGCGGCGGTAACACCATTGAGTACTTCGTTAACACCACCTTTAACTACCCGACCATGGCGGAAGCCTATCGGGTAGCGGCGTTAAATGGCTTAAACCGCCTGTTTTAA
- the btuB gene encoding TonB-dependent vitamin B12 receptor BtuB codes for MIKKASLMTALSVTAFSGWAQDSNSDTLVVTANRFQQPVNTVLAPADVVTREDIERWQAKDLNDVMRRLPGVDISQYGGIGQTSSMHIRGTESRHVLVLIDGIPMARAGISNSIDVGQIPVSLVQRVEYIRGPRSAVYGSGAIGGVVNIITMSDDERAQVNAGVGTNGYQTYDGAVNKRFGDTLLTAAGAYQTTKGFNVQPDSPYRDDQDRDGYRNKLFWGGVQHKFDNNFSGFFRGYGYTANNDYDQGSYGYAGGNDEAQNYTQSWDTGLRYSSGIYSSQLLANYQHLKNYNYSSDLGRYAGDATLDNMEQRYIQWGNNVEVGHGAISAGIDWKQEKLKSKSTSLSDSYKRDTTGLYLTGQQQIDTVTLEASGREDHDEQFGWHGTWQTAAGWEFVDGYRAILSYGTGFLAPSLGQQYGATRFASSFGPGISANPNLKPEESKQWEVGLEGLTGLLDWRLSAYRYEIQNLISYKNNQYVNVKSATIKGLEWTGNVTTGLVEHRLTLQYVDPRDDQTDKVLYRRAKQQVKYELSGRVYDLGWNVAYQYIGERYDNDYDNSRDVKMGGVSLWDVGLSYPVTSHLTVRGKIANLFDKDYETAYGYQTAGREYYLSGSYTF; via the coding sequence ATGATTAAAAAAGCTTCGCTGATGACGGCGCTCTCCGTCACGGCATTTTCCGGCTGGGCGCAGGACAGCAATTCAGATACGTTAGTGGTCACAGCAAACCGTTTTCAACAGCCGGTCAATACGGTTCTTGCGCCAGCCGATGTTGTTACGCGGGAAGATATCGAGCGCTGGCAGGCGAAAGATTTGAATGATGTGATGCGCCGATTACCAGGTGTGGATATTTCACAATATGGGGGAATTGGGCAGACTTCTTCGATGCACATTCGTGGAACCGAATCTCGCCATGTTCTGGTGCTGATTGACGGTATTCCGATGGCACGCGCTGGTATTAGTAATTCCATTGATGTTGGTCAGATTCCGGTATCCCTGGTGCAGCGTGTCGAATATATCCGCGGCCCACGATCGGCTGTTTATGGCTCCGGCGCAATTGGTGGTGTAGTCAATATCATTACAATGAGCGACGACGAGCGTGCGCAGGTTAATGCCGGGGTAGGAACAAATGGCTATCAGACCTACGATGGAGCGGTGAATAAACGCTTTGGCGACACGCTGTTAACGGCTGCTGGCGCTTACCAGACCACAAAAGGCTTTAATGTCCAGCCTGACTCCCCCTATCGCGATGACCAGGATCGCGACGGCTATCGCAACAAGCTTTTTTGGGGAGGAGTGCAACATAAATTTGACAATAACTTTTCCGGTTTCTTTCGTGGTTATGGGTATACCGCGAATAATGATTACGATCAGGGCTCGTATGGTTATGCTGGTGGTAATGACGAAGCGCAGAATTATACTCAGTCTTGGGATACCGGTTTGCGTTATAGCTCCGGTATCTATTCCTCTCAGCTGCTTGCTAATTACCAGCATCTTAAAAACTATAACTACAGTAGCGATCTTGGCCGTTATGCTGGAGACGCCACACTGGATAACATGGAGCAGCGTTATATCCAGTGGGGTAATAACGTAGAGGTTGGCCATGGGGCGATTAGTGCCGGGATTGACTGGAAACAGGAAAAGCTGAAATCAAAAAGCACCTCATTATCAGACAGTTACAAGCGTGATACCACCGGGCTTTATCTAACCGGGCAACAGCAAATTGATACTGTAACCCTGGAAGCCTCGGGTCGAGAAGATCATGATGAGCAGTTTGGCTGGCATGGTACCTGGCAAACTGCTGCAGGCTGGGAGTTTGTTGATGGTTATCGGGCTATTCTCTCCTATGGTACTGGTTTTCTGGCACCATCGCTTGGCCAGCAATATGGGGCAACGCGCTTTGCTTCATCTTTTGGGCCTGGCATTTCTGCTAATCCGAACCTGAAGCCGGAAGAGTCTAAACAGTGGGAAGTTGGGCTCGAAGGATTAACGGGGCTGCTGGATTGGCGTCTCTCGGCATATCGTTACGAGATTCAAAATCTGATCAGCTACAAAAACAATCAGTATGTCAACGTGAAGTCGGCGACAATTAAGGGCCTGGAATGGACGGGAAATGTCACCACGGGGCTGGTTGAGCATCGTCTGACTTTGCAATATGTTGACCCTCGTGATGATCAAACCGACAAAGTTCTCTACCGGCGAGCAAAACAGCAGGTGAAGTACGAGTTAAGCGGGCGGGTTTACGATCTTGGCTGGAATGTTGCCTATCAATATATCGGCGAGCGTTATGATAATGACTACGATAACTCTCGTGATGTAAAAATGGGGGGAGTCAGTCTTTGGGATGTCGGTTTGTCTTATCCGGTCACCTCACATCTGACAGTTCGTGGTAAAATAGCTAACCTGTTCGATAAAGATTACGAGACAGCTTATGGCTACCAAACTGCAGGACGAGAATACTACTTGTCTGGCAGCTACACCTTCTGA
- the fabR gene encoding HTH-type transcriptional repressor FabR, translating to MMGVRAQQKEKTRRSLVEAAFSQLSAERSFASLSLREVAREAGIAPTSFYRHFRDVDELGLTMVDESGLMLRQLMRQARQRIAKGGSVIRTSVSTFMEFIGNNPNAFRLLLRERSGTSAAFRAAVAREIQHFIAELADYLEIENHMPRAFTEAQAEAMVTIVFNAGAEALDVSLEQRRQLEERLVLQLRMISKGAYYWYRREQEKISNHSE from the coding sequence GTGATGGGCGTAAGAGCGCAACAAAAAGAAAAAACCCGGCGTTCGCTGGTGGAAGCAGCATTTAGTCAGCTAAGTGCTGAACGGAGTTTTGCCAGCTTAAGCCTGCGTGAGGTTGCGCGGGAAGCGGGGATTGCCCCAACGTCCTTCTATCGACATTTTCGTGATGTTGATGAACTTGGTTTGACCATGGTTGATGAAAGCGGGCTCATGCTCCGTCAGCTGATGCGTCAGGCGCGTCAGCGTATCGCGAAAGGCGGCAGCGTCATTCGCACCTCTGTTTCCACCTTTATGGAATTCATTGGTAATAACCCGAACGCCTTCCGACTGTTGCTGCGTGAACGGTCGGGGACTTCTGCGGCGTTTCGTGCCGCCGTGGCGCGTGAAATTCAGCATTTCATCGCGGAACTTGCCGACTATTTAGAAATCGAAAATCATATGCCGCGCGCCTTTACCGAAGCGCAGGCTGAAGCTATGGTCACCATCGTTTTTAACGCTGGCGCCGAGGCCCTGGATGTGAGTCTTGAGCAGCGTCGACAGCTGGAAGAACGCCTGGTGCTGCAGCTTAGAATGATCTCGAAAGGCGCATATTACTGGTATCGCCGTGAACAAGAAAAAATATCAAATCATTCCGAATAA